Proteins from a genomic interval of Caulobacter sp. NIBR1757:
- a CDS encoding TraB/GumN family protein has product MFKPLRTAKVLAVSAVALLGIACSSATAAPPVVAAPPQAPGPAMWVIRDADSTIYLFGTVHLLRPETKWRTPKFEAALASADELWFEITDGDDAANMQSLVMSLGVDQANPLSKKLTPEQFARLKGASEKVGLPIAGVEMMKPWLAAVTLSVLTMVKSGFDPNSGVDSIIKKGGEEAKKPLKAFETSEQQLRFFDSLPVEMQVEFLMSSIDELDESADMLDGLVKHWAVGDIAALETDLVSDMKGEYPDLYKVLLVDRNAAWAKVLAERLKGSGVSFVSVGSAHLIGNDSVQTFLAKEGVKAERY; this is encoded by the coding sequence ATGTTCAAGCCCCTGCGGACCGCAAAGGTCCTGGCCGTCAGCGCCGTCGCCCTGCTCGGCATCGCCTGTTCCAGCGCCACGGCCGCGCCCCCCGTCGTCGCCGCCCCGCCGCAGGCTCCTGGCCCCGCCATGTGGGTCATCCGCGACGCGGATTCGACCATCTACCTGTTCGGCACCGTCCATCTGCTGCGGCCGGAAACCAAGTGGCGGACGCCGAAGTTCGAGGCGGCGCTCGCCTCGGCCGACGAGCTGTGGTTCGAGATCACCGACGGCGACGACGCCGCCAACATGCAGTCGCTGGTCATGAGCCTGGGCGTCGACCAGGCCAACCCGCTGTCCAAGAAGCTGACGCCCGAACAGTTCGCCCGCCTCAAGGGCGCCTCCGAGAAGGTCGGTCTCCCGATCGCCGGCGTCGAGATGATGAAGCCCTGGCTGGCGGCCGTCACCCTGTCGGTGCTGACCATGGTGAAGTCCGGCTTCGATCCCAATTCGGGCGTCGACAGCATCATCAAGAAGGGCGGCGAGGAGGCCAAGAAGCCTCTCAAGGCCTTCGAGACCTCCGAACAGCAGCTGCGGTTCTTCGACAGCCTGCCGGTCGAGATGCAGGTCGAGTTCCTGATGAGCAGCATCGACGAGCTGGACGAGAGCGCCGACATGCTTGACGGCCTGGTCAAGCATTGGGCGGTCGGCGACATCGCCGCCCTGGAGACCGACCTGGTCTCCGACATGAAGGGCGAGTACCCGGACCTCTACAAGGTCCTGCTGGTCGACCGGAACGCCGCCTGGGCCAAGGTTCTGGCCGAGCGCCTGAAGGGCAGCGGCGTCAGCTTTGTCTCGGTCGGCTCGGCCCACCTGATCGGCAATGACAGCGTGCAGACCTTCCTGGCCAAGGAAGGCGTCAAGGCGGAGCGCTACTAG
- a CDS encoding HD domain-containing protein: MADGEHGHEAQAKFHAMVDGTQEDWLNISKAAAEFGRGLPDRLIAHLNLLKGDCGGFAIDRLEHSLQTATRAHQAGMDEEYVVCALLHDIGDTLGPRNHADVAAAIVQPFVSERNHWMVANHAIFQGYYFFHHLGLDRNMRDQYRGHPDFEYTAQFCHLFDQEAFDPNFESMPLEAFEPMLQRVMTSPKRSIYLRETVA, encoded by the coding sequence ATGGCTGACGGCGAGCACGGGCACGAAGCGCAGGCCAAGTTCCACGCCATGGTCGATGGCACCCAGGAGGACTGGTTGAACATCTCCAAGGCCGCCGCCGAGTTCGGGCGCGGCCTGCCGGACCGGCTGATCGCCCACCTCAACCTGCTCAAGGGCGACTGCGGCGGCTTCGCCATCGACCGCCTGGAGCACAGCCTGCAGACGGCCACCCGCGCCCATCAGGCCGGCATGGACGAGGAATACGTCGTCTGCGCCCTCCTCCACGACATCGGCGACACCCTGGGCCCGCGCAATCACGCCGACGTCGCCGCCGCCATCGTCCAGCCGTTCGTCTCCGAGCGGAACCACTGGATGGTCGCCAACCACGCGATTTTCCAAGGCTATTACTTCTTCCATCACCTGGGCCTGGACCGGAACATGCGCGATCAGTACCGCGGTCATCCGGACTTCGAATACACCGCCCAGTTCTGCCACCTGTTCGACCAGGAAGCCTTCGATCCGAACTTCGAGTCGATGCCGCTGGAGGCCTTCGAGCCCATGCTGCAGCGGGTGATGACCAGCCCCAAGCGGTCGATCTACCTGCGCGAAACAGTGGCCTGA